The following are encoded together in the Methylorubrum sp. B1-46 genome:
- a CDS encoding DUF3141 domain-containing protein, which yields MMEYFAQGAAASELLLRAASRQWSAISSAHIERSLRNLERLHTSFQETVSSAMSGSLPQDWAAYLRDRAERTVLTLDALCERGDIFIAHEGAGCPPVLIYDYEVVMDGRDLPRPCNYMLLRIVPPAGVTVLDSKRPYVIIDPRAGHGAGIGGFKFDSQVGVALARGNPVYFVGFRRDPEVGQTLADVAQAEATFVRTIVRRHPESPMPAIIGNCQGGWAALLLAATNPDLSGPIVLNGAPVAAWSGEVGTNPMRYKAGLIGGTWQAMFWSDIGGGVFDGAHLVNNFEILNPSRNYFGKYYDLFTTIDTGRTRFLEFEKWWGGMFLMNEPEIRWIVEQLFVGNKLVKNTAQIEPGRLIELKSIRAPIILFASFGDNITPPQQALNWLVDTYSDVDEMRIHGQRIIYMLNEEVGHLGIFVSAKIARKEHTEVSSVMRTIESLPPGLYEMKIEAAQGDGVDRQFTVAFYERTLDDVRRIDDGRLDERPFAAVDRFSAAQAEAYDVLVRPLVKAMVTTPVAEASRALHPLRVQRRMMSTQNPFAAPLRMMADVVKPGRRELPADNPFAAAEAMMADMFAQSLDLFRDMRDMAYEQAFFALWNSPWAQDYGKPHDHHRTLESAAELRALPEVAIALGHLRAGGFVEAVVRMLVLLAQSAGSVRRDRLERSAQMLADNEPFRSLTAAERARIIHEQTLIVRFAPTEAIETLLDLLPSPAERELALRLVHYIPGRLSEMAPGTLGLLQRLHAALEVPPINKDVLENPLGGRGEAPDQLAGWARGADRRTASQTGAAAE from the coding sequence ATGATGGAGTATTTCGCCCAAGGCGCGGCCGCGAGCGAGCTTCTGTTGCGTGCAGCCTCGCGTCAGTGGTCGGCGATCTCGAGCGCACACATCGAGCGAAGCCTGAGAAATCTTGAGCGCCTGCACACCAGCTTCCAGGAGACGGTGAGCTCCGCGATGAGTGGGTCGCTGCCTCAGGATTGGGCTGCATATCTACGCGATCGCGCCGAGCGGACCGTCCTCACCCTCGATGCGCTGTGTGAGCGTGGGGACATCTTCATCGCGCACGAGGGTGCTGGTTGTCCTCCGGTGTTGATCTACGACTATGAGGTGGTGATGGATGGTCGCGATCTACCGCGGCCCTGCAACTACATGCTGCTGCGCATCGTGCCACCCGCGGGCGTGACCGTGTTGGACAGCAAGCGTCCCTACGTCATCATCGATCCGCGGGCGGGGCACGGCGCTGGCATCGGCGGCTTCAAGTTCGACAGCCAGGTCGGCGTGGCACTCGCGCGCGGCAACCCGGTCTACTTCGTGGGATTCCGCCGTGATCCTGAGGTCGGGCAGACGCTGGCCGATGTGGCCCAAGCCGAGGCGACGTTCGTCCGTACGATCGTGCGGCGTCATCCCGAAAGCCCGATGCCGGCCATCATCGGCAACTGCCAGGGCGGCTGGGCGGCACTGCTGCTTGCAGCGACCAATCCCGACCTCAGCGGCCCAATCGTGCTCAATGGTGCGCCGGTAGCAGCCTGGTCCGGTGAGGTCGGCACCAACCCGATGCGCTACAAAGCTGGGCTCATCGGCGGAACCTGGCAGGCAATGTTCTGGTCGGACATCGGCGGCGGTGTGTTCGATGGGGCGCACCTCGTCAACAACTTTGAGATACTCAATCCCAGCCGCAACTACTTCGGCAAGTACTACGACCTTTTCACCACCATCGACACCGGTCGCACGCGTTTCCTCGAGTTCGAGAAATGGTGGGGCGGCATGTTCCTCATGAACGAGCCGGAGATCCGCTGGATTGTCGAACAGCTGTTTGTCGGTAACAAGCTTGTCAAGAACACTGCGCAGATCGAGCCCGGTCGGCTCATCGAGCTTAAGAGCATACGCGCACCCATCATCCTGTTCGCGAGTTTCGGAGACAACATCACTCCGCCGCAGCAGGCGCTGAATTGGCTCGTCGACACCTACTCCGACGTCGATGAGATGCGTATCCACGGTCAGCGCATCATCTACATGCTCAATGAGGAGGTCGGCCACCTCGGCATCTTCGTCTCGGCCAAAATCGCCAGGAAGGAGCATACCGAGGTCAGCTCGGTCATGCGAACGATCGAGAGCCTGCCGCCGGGCCTCTACGAGATGAAGATCGAGGCGGCGCAAGGAGACGGGGTCGACCGGCAGTTCACGGTTGCGTTCTACGAACGCACACTCGACGATGTGCGCCGGATCGACGACGGTCGCCTCGACGAAAGGCCCTTCGCCGCCGTGGACCGCTTCTCCGCCGCGCAGGCCGAGGCCTACGATGTGCTGGTCCGGCCCCTCGTTAAGGCGATGGTGACGACCCCTGTGGCCGAGGCAAGCCGCGCGTTGCATCCCCTGCGGGTGCAGCGTCGGATGATGTCGACGCAGAACCCGTTTGCAGCCCCGCTCCGCATGATGGCCGACGTGGTCAAGCCAGGCCGACGCGAGCTCCCGGCAGACAATCCGTTCGCCGCGGCCGAGGCTATGATGGCGGACATGTTCGCTCAGTCGCTCGATCTCTTCCGCGATATGCGCGACATGGCCTACGAGCAGGCGTTCTTCGCACTGTGGAATTCCCCCTGGGCGCAGGACTACGGCAAGCCACACGATCACCATCGTACCCTCGAGAGCGCGGCGGAGCTGCGCGCGCTGCCCGAGGTGGCGATCGCGCTCGGTCACCTGCGGGCTGGCGGATTTGTCGAGGCGGTCGTTCGCATGCTCGTCCTGCTGGCTCAGTCGGCGGGAAGCGTCCGACGCGACAGGCTCGAGCGATCGGCTCAGATGCTCGCCGACAACGAACCATTCCGCTCGCTGACCGCCGCCGAGCGAGCGCGGATCATCCACGAGCAGACTCTGATCGTGCGCTTCGCGCCCACCGAGGCAATCGAGACGCTCCTAGATCTACTGCCGAGCCCTGCGGAGCGTGAGCTTGCGCTGAGACTCGTGCATTACATCCCGGGGCGGCTCAGTGAGATGGCGCCGGGCACCCTCGGTCTGCTCCAGCGTCTCCACGCGGCACTTGAGGTGCCGCCGATCAATAAGGACGTTCTCGAGAACCCATTGGGCGGCAGGGGCGAGGCGCCCGATCAGCTGGCTGGTTGGGCTCGAGGGGCCGATCGACGGACCGCGTCCCAGACCGGAGCCGCCGCTGAATGA
- a CDS encoding bifunctional enoyl-CoA hydratase/phosphate acetyltransferase, which produces MIRENRTFAEIRPGDSAELMRTCTADDFFVFATASGNHNPLHLPEHDHDGDGVKDEPIAPAMWVGSLISAVLGNILPGPGTLYRAQDLQFLGHAQAGDDLVARVTVLEKHDDGRVRLATIVERPSDGATLVRGEALVQAPSAKLSFEDLDLPGLVVQRHRHFDTLLERARALPPLTVAVVAPEEPNSLGGALLAAEHHLITPIFVGDRTRIEAAAREIGRSITQVEIVDTSGHVAAANKAVDLIAAGRAQALMKGHLHTDDLLRAALRKDNGLRSGRRLTHVFVMDVPGLAHPLLVTDAAINITPDLTTKVDIVQNAIDLAISLGIPEPKVGILSAVETVNPAIPSSVDAALLSKMAERGQITGGIVDGPLAMDNALDLKAARTKGLTGAVAGQAEVLVVPGLDAGNMLAKQLTYISKAEGAGLVMGAKVPIIMTSRADGEKARLASCAVAAVHHARVSASRVAELAQQ; this is translated from the coding sequence ATGATCCGCGAGAACAGGACTTTTGCAGAGATCCGGCCTGGCGACTCCGCCGAACTGATGCGGACCTGCACGGCGGACGACTTCTTCGTCTTCGCCACCGCATCAGGCAACCATAATCCGTTGCACCTGCCCGAACACGACCATGATGGCGATGGCGTGAAAGACGAGCCGATCGCACCGGCGATGTGGGTCGGCTCGTTGATCTCGGCGGTGCTCGGCAACATCCTGCCCGGACCCGGTACGCTCTATCGCGCGCAAGATCTGCAGTTCCTTGGCCATGCCCAGGCCGGCGACGACCTCGTCGCCCGCGTCACCGTGCTCGAGAAGCACGACGATGGCAGGGTTCGGCTTGCGACCATCGTCGAGCGACCCTCGGACGGGGCGACGCTGGTGCGCGGCGAGGCGTTGGTTCAGGCGCCCTCAGCAAAGCTCAGCTTTGAGGATCTCGATCTCCCGGGGCTGGTGGTCCAGCGCCACAGGCATTTCGATACCCTTCTCGAGCGCGCCCGGGCGCTGCCGCCGCTCACCGTTGCCGTCGTCGCACCGGAGGAACCGAATTCGCTGGGCGGCGCGCTACTCGCGGCCGAGCATCATCTGATCACCCCCATCTTCGTCGGCGATCGGACCAGGATCGAGGCGGCGGCGCGTGAGATCGGCAGAAGCATCACCCAGGTCGAGATCGTCGACACCAGCGGGCACGTTGCAGCCGCGAACAAGGCCGTCGACCTCATCGCTGCAGGTCGTGCCCAGGCGCTGATGAAGGGACATCTCCATACCGACGATCTCCTGCGCGCCGCATTGCGCAAGGACAACGGCCTGCGCAGCGGTCGACGCCTGACACACGTCTTCGTCATGGACGTCCCGGGGCTCGCCCACCCCCTGCTCGTCACTGATGCCGCGATCAACATCACCCCGGACCTCACGACCAAGGTCGATATCGTGCAGAACGCGATCGATCTCGCCATCTCACTCGGGATCCCCGAGCCGAAGGTCGGTATTCTGTCGGCGGTCGAGACGGTCAATCCGGCGATCCCCTCCTCCGTCGACGCGGCGCTGCTGTCCAAGATGGCCGAGCGCGGTCAGATCACGGGTGGGATCGTCGATGGGCCACTCGCCATGGACAACGCACTGGACCTCAAGGCTGCGCGAACCAAGGGCCTTACGGGTGCCGTAGCCGGTCAGGCCGAGGTGTTGGTGGTGCCGGGGCTCGACGCCGGCAACATGCTCGCCAAGCAGCTCACCTATATCTCGAAAGCCGAGGGAGCAGGACTCGTCATGGGCGCGAAGGTGCCGATCATCATGACGTCGCGGGCCGACGGCGAGAAGGCGCGCTTGGCCTCCTGTGCGGTCGCCGCGGTACATCACGCGCGAGTCTCCGCTAGCAGGGTCGCGGAGCTTGCGCAGCAGTGA
- a CDS encoding acetate/propionate family kinase has protein sequence MSRSIALTLNAGSSSLKFAVYDIARGEPEEIAIGLIERIGDRPRIKMKAGGELFESRDLGARETDTPASTLDIVLTFLQEHLGELNVTAVGHRVVHGGPHYAVPVLVTSAMLDELRALSSFAPLHQPHNIAGIEAALTAFPEAIQVACFDTAFHRHQPKVNDVFALPREYYDKGVRRYGFHGLSYEYIAGELKRIAPLLYDGRVVVAHLGNGASMCAMLGGRSIASTMGFTALDGLPMGTRCGQIDPGVVFYLVQQEGKTIDEVRELFYSKSGLLGLSGLSNDMCTLEAAATPEAMEAIDYFVFRIRRELGGLAAALGGIDALVFCGGIGENSRYIRERVCEGLDWIGIELDRERNKASERRINGSFSRTHVLVIPTNEEIVIARAVKNLMRSPYC, from the coding sequence GTGAGCCGGTCGATTGCCCTGACGCTCAACGCGGGCTCCTCCTCACTGAAATTTGCTGTCTACGATATCGCACGGGGCGAGCCCGAGGAGATCGCCATCGGCCTGATCGAACGGATCGGCGATCGGCCGCGCATCAAGATGAAGGCCGGAGGCGAGCTGTTCGAGAGCCGTGATCTCGGCGCGCGGGAGACGGATACTCCCGCAAGTACACTCGATATCGTGCTCACGTTCCTGCAGGAGCATCTCGGCGAGTTGAACGTGACGGCCGTCGGGCACCGCGTTGTTCATGGCGGACCGCATTATGCCGTGCCCGTGCTGGTCACAAGCGCGATGCTCGATGAGTTGCGCGCGTTGTCGTCGTTCGCCCCGCTCCACCAACCGCACAACATCGCCGGCATCGAGGCAGCACTGACGGCCTTTCCCGAAGCGATCCAGGTTGCCTGCTTCGACACGGCATTCCACCGGCACCAGCCCAAGGTGAACGACGTTTTTGCGCTACCGCGCGAGTATTATGACAAGGGTGTGCGGCGGTACGGCTTCCATGGGCTGAGCTACGAGTACATCGCGGGCGAGCTGAAGCGCATTGCGCCGTTGCTCTATGACGGCCGCGTCGTCGTTGCGCATCTCGGCAATGGCGCCTCGATGTGTGCCATGCTCGGCGGTCGCTCCATCGCCTCCACCATGGGGTTCACGGCGCTTGACGGCCTGCCGATGGGGACACGCTGCGGACAGATCGATCCGGGTGTCGTCTTCTACCTCGTGCAGCAGGAGGGGAAGACGATCGATGAAGTGCGCGAGCTGTTCTACAGCAAGTCAGGCCTCCTCGGCCTGTCCGGGCTGTCGAACGATATGTGCACGCTGGAGGCGGCCGCAACGCCCGAGGCGATGGAAGCGATCGACTATTTCGTCTTCCGGATCCGGCGCGAGCTCGGCGGCTTAGCCGCGGCACTTGGTGGTATTGATGCCTTGGTGTTCTGCGGTGGTATCGGCGAGAACTCGCGTTACATCCGTGAACGCGTTTGCGAGGGGCTGGACTGGATTGGGATCGAGCTCGATCGCGAGCGCAACAAGGCGAGCGAGCGGCGGATCAACGGATCGTTCAGCCGGACCCACGTGCTTGTTATCCCGACGAATGAAGAAATCGTCATCGCTCGGGCAGTCAAGAATTTAATGCGGAGCCCATACTGTTGA